In Methanobacterium sp., one DNA window encodes the following:
- a CDS encoding beta-CASP ribonuclease aCPSF1 encodes MGSEIQEIKNTIVQRLPDRVQVAKVEFEGPEVVIYTKNPEIITENGDLIRDLAKDIRKRIIIRSHRSVLTEPEESINRIHSIVPDEAKITNISFDDVTCEVIIEARKPGLVIGKYGSTSREIVKQIGWAPKILRTPPISSEIIQRIRRTLRKNSKERKKILQQLGNRIHRPVSMENEWVRLTALGGFREVGRSSLFMQTSNSKILLDCGVNVAGTDDKSSYPYLNVPEFVLDDLDAVIISHAHLDHSGFLPYLYHYGYEGPVYCTTPTRDLMTLLQLDHIDIAHREDSPLPFNVKHVKKSIKHTITLDYGEVTDIAPDIRLTLHNAGHILGSAITHMHIGDGQHNFVYTGDFKFERSRLLEPAVSKFPRIESLVMESTYGGHEDVQPTRNDAEKNIIKTIYQTLERKGKVLIPVFAVGRAQEMMIVLDEYIRHGIIDEVPVYIDGMIWEATAIHTARPEYLSKDLRDQIFHMGRNPFISDVFHKVNGVEERKDIVEGDPAIILSTSGMLTGGNSVEYFKWLCEDEKNSLVFVGYQSEGSLGRRLQKGWKEIPIKEEGKTNVYNVKMGIETIEGFSGHSDRKQLMDYVRRISPKPEKILICHGDNYKTLDLASSIYRSFKIETKTPMNLETARIQ; translated from the coding sequence ATGGGTTCAGAGATTCAAGAAATCAAAAACACGATAGTACAAAGATTACCCGACCGAGTTCAAGTAGCAAAAGTGGAGTTTGAAGGACCAGAAGTGGTTATTTACACCAAAAACCCTGAAATAATTACCGAAAACGGTGATCTTATCCGGGATTTGGCCAAGGACATTCGAAAAAGGATCATCATACGTTCTCATCGTTCGGTACTCACCGAACCGGAAGAGTCAATTAACCGCATCCACAGTATTGTCCCTGATGAGGCAAAGATCACCAATATTTCTTTCGATGATGTGACTTGCGAAGTCATCATCGAAGCAAGGAAACCAGGGCTTGTCATAGGTAAATACGGATCTACATCCCGTGAAATTGTAAAACAAATTGGTTGGGCACCTAAAATATTACGTACGCCCCCTATTTCTTCTGAAATAATACAAAGAATTAGAAGGACACTAAGAAAGAACAGTAAAGAGCGTAAGAAAATCCTTCAACAATTGGGGAATCGTATTCATCGTCCAGTATCTATGGAAAATGAATGGGTCAGGCTCACTGCTTTGGGAGGTTTTCGTGAAGTGGGAAGATCATCCCTCTTCATGCAGACATCAAACAGCAAAATCCTCCTAGATTGTGGAGTTAATGTTGCTGGAACAGATGATAAGAGCTCTTATCCCTATTTAAACGTGCCAGAATTTGTTTTAGATGATCTTGATGCAGTTATAATATCGCACGCCCATTTGGATCATTCAGGATTCCTACCCTACCTTTACCATTACGGTTACGAGGGTCCTGTTTACTGTACCACACCCACCAGGGATCTTATGACCCTATTACAACTGGATCATATTGACATTGCCCACAGGGAAGACAGTCCATTACCTTTCAATGTTAAACACGTTAAAAAAAGTATTAAACACACCATAACCTTGGACTATGGGGAAGTTACGGACATAGCCCCTGACATCCGTCTCACATTACACAACGCTGGTCACATTCTCGGTTCAGCCATTACCCATATGCATATTGGTGATGGACAACATAACTTCGTTTACACCGGAGATTTCAAATTCGAGCGAAGCAGATTACTAGAACCTGCTGTATCAAAATTTCCACGTATCGAATCGCTAGTCATGGAAAGCACTTACGGAGGGCATGAAGATGTGCAGCCCACCAGAAATGATGCAGAAAAGAATATAATTAAGACCATATATCAAACTTTAGAACGTAAAGGTAAGGTTTTAATTCCTGTTTTTGCTGTAGGAAGAGCTCAAGAGATGATGATTGTCTTAGATGAATACATTCGGCATGGAATTATCGATGAAGTGCCGGTTTATATTGACGGCATGATCTGGGAGGCCACTGCCATTCACACTGCCAGACCAGAATACTTGAGCAAGGATCTTAGAGACCAGATATTCCACATGGGACGAAACCCATTCATATCTGACGTGTTCCACAAAGTCAACGGTGTTGAAGAACGAAAAGACATTGTAGAAGGAGATCCTGCCATCATACTCTCAACATCAGGTATGTTAACCGGCGGAAACTCAGTGGAATACTTCAAATGGTTGTGTGAGGATGAAAAGAATTCATTGGTCTTTGTAGGATACCAGTCTGAAGGTTCACTAGGACGTAGACTGCAAAAGGGTTGGAAAGAAATACCAATTAAAGAAGAAGGTAAAACTAATGTTTATAATGTTAAAATGGGTATTGAAACTATAGAAGGATTCAGTGGACATTCTGACCGTAAGCAACTAATGGACTACGTGCGTCGCATAAGTCCCAAACCAGAAAAAATCCTGATCTGCCACGGGGATAACTATAAAACATTAGATCTTGCCAGCAGCATCTACAGAAGCTTTAAAATTGAGACTAAAACTCCTATGAACTTGGAAACTGCTAGAATACAGTAG
- a CDS encoding phosphoribosylformylglycinamidine cyclo-ligase, translating into MVTYSESGVDISLEEVTVRALTQKLKGTLEYQDVITETGHFAALVRLGNQALAMSTDGVGSKILVAEMMEKYDTVGIDCVAMVVNDLICVGARPLALVDYLAVEKPDPEAAIQIASGLAEGCRQANTAMIGGETASLPEIVRNFDLAATGIGVVDLDGIVSGENIQDGDVIIGIESSGIHSNGLSLARRVFFQEAGLNVDDYLPTDKKVTVGETLLEPTRIYVQAVLEVLDSVEVHGLAHITGGGFTNLKRLKKGISYHIDSLPSPQPIFEFISSQGVEIEEMYRVFNMGVGFAVIVSSKNYDEALKIIKKYYPCQVIGKVVEDRKEKVELKTFQGNWIEL; encoded by the coding sequence ATGGTAACCTATTCAGAATCAGGGGTAGACATTAGCTTGGAAGAGGTCACTGTCAGAGCCTTAACCCAAAAACTAAAAGGAACTCTTGAGTATCAAGATGTTATAACAGAAACTGGTCACTTTGCTGCCTTGGTCCGTCTGGGAAACCAGGCTTTGGCCATGAGCACTGATGGAGTGGGGAGTAAAATCCTGGTGGCAGAGATGATGGAAAAGTATGACACAGTAGGTATTGACTGTGTGGCTATGGTAGTTAACGACCTGATCTGTGTGGGTGCCCGTCCACTGGCCCTGGTAGACTACTTAGCAGTGGAAAAACCCGACCCAGAAGCAGCCATCCAAATCGCCAGCGGCCTTGCCGAGGGATGTCGCCAAGCAAACACAGCTATGATCGGGGGCGAAACTGCTTCGCTACCTGAAATTGTCAGGAACTTTGACCTCGCAGCCACTGGAATAGGCGTGGTTGATCTGGATGGAATAGTTAGTGGAGAAAATATACAAGATGGAGACGTTATAATTGGAATTGAAAGTAGCGGTATCCATAGTAACGGGTTGAGCCTTGCACGCCGAGTTTTCTTCCAAGAAGCCGGTCTTAATGTTGATGATTATCTGCCCACAGACAAAAAAGTAACTGTGGGAGAAACACTTCTAGAACCCACCCGCATTTATGTCCAAGCTGTTTTGGAAGTATTAGATAGTGTTGAAGTTCATGGCTTGGCACATATAACTGGCGGAGGTTTCACCAACCTTAAAAGACTTAAAAAGGGTATAAGTTACCATATTGATAGTTTACCCTCACCTCAACCAATTTTTGAGTTCATATCATCTCAAGGAGTGGAAATTGAAGAAATGTACAGGGTTTTCAACATGGGTGTTGGATTTGCAGTTATAGTGTCCTCAAAAAATTATGACGAGGCTCTTAAAATTATCAAAAAATATTATCCATGCCAAGTAATTGGAAAAGTAGTGGAAGACAGAAAGGAGAAGGTTGAACTAAAAACATTCCAGGGAAATTGGATAGAACTTTAA
- a CDS encoding Ldh family oxidoreductase yields MKITPEQELSLIIEMLTSLDVPNKEASIVAEVTLDADLKGFSSHGIGRLPQYIKGLEVGSIKPRCEITVEKENLVTALINGNHGFGHVITYKAMEMAIKKAKKTGIGMVGVHDSNHFGIAGYYTDMAIMEDLIGIVIANTEPAVAPIGGKEPILGTNPLAIGIPSHSHYVSVDMATSASARGKLLEAKRMGELIPENVALDADGNPTIDPCAALKGSILPFGAHKGYALSFMIEIMAGPLVNASYGKAVTGTANPEIKCTKGDLITVIDPSQFVDMTDFKNDVDQFIEEVKSTPNVFIPGDMEVRNVKKRQKDGIPLDDNLIEQLKEITIRLDMDITNILGE; encoded by the coding sequence ATGAAAATAACTCCAGAACAGGAATTATCATTGATCATTGAAATGTTAACCAGCTTAGACGTACCTAATAAAGAAGCTTCAATAGTAGCAGAAGTAACATTAGACGCTGACTTGAAGGGTTTTTCATCTCATGGAATAGGAAGATTGCCCCAGTACATTAAAGGGTTGGAAGTAGGTTCTATAAAACCCAGATGTGAAATAACTGTGGAAAAAGAGAATTTAGTCACCGCCCTAATAAATGGTAATCATGGATTTGGACACGTTATAACCTACAAGGCAATGGAAATGGCCATTAAAAAGGCTAAAAAAACAGGGATAGGCATGGTGGGTGTTCATGATTCTAACCATTTTGGTATTGCTGGATACTACACTGACATGGCCATAATGGAGGATCTAATAGGGATTGTTATTGCCAACACCGAACCTGCTGTCGCTCCAATCGGTGGTAAAGAACCAATTCTTGGAACAAACCCCTTAGCTATTGGTATACCCTCTCATAGCCATTATGTTTCTGTAGATATGGCCACATCAGCTTCAGCTCGTGGAAAACTTTTAGAAGCAAAAAGAATGGGTGAATTAATACCTGAAAATGTGGCCCTGGATGCTGATGGAAACCCAACTATAGACCCATGTGCAGCCCTTAAAGGATCTATTTTACCTTTTGGAGCCCATAAAGGATATGCTCTATCATTCATGATTGAAATAATGGCGGGACCACTGGTCAATGCATCTTATGGTAAGGCTGTTACTGGAACTGCCAACCCTGAAATCAAATGCACCAAAGGAGACCTTATCACTGTTATAGATCCATCACAGTTTGTGGATATGACAGACTTCAAAAACGATGTTGATCAATTCATAGAAGAAGTTAAATCAACACCTAACGTGTTCATACCAGGAGATATGGAAGTTAGAAACGTGAAAAAACGTCAAAAAGATGGAATTCCCCTTGATGATAATCTAATAGAACAATTAAAGGAAATAACCATTAGATTAGATATGGACATTACTAATATACTCGGTGAATAA
- the comD gene encoding sulfopyruvate decarboxylase subunit alpha, with translation MDSSQAVFEGLMKAGINFAVSVPCVNLAKLMNMIDCNPEITHIPVTREEEGFGIAAGAYMGGKKPAILMQNSGLGNSINVLASLYKLYKFPILMIISHRGTEGEFMSAQVPMGEATPGLLDALEIPYLNPKTPEDALKLIPESWLLAEMSGSPLGILLDIGFW, from the coding sequence ATGGATAGCAGTCAAGCAGTATTCGAAGGATTGATGAAGGCAGGGATCAACTTTGCAGTCAGTGTTCCCTGTGTGAATCTGGCAAAACTAATGAATATGATAGATTGTAACCCGGAAATAACCCATATTCCAGTAACACGTGAAGAAGAAGGATTTGGTATTGCCGCCGGAGCCTATATGGGGGGGAAAAAACCAGCCATTCTCATGCAGAATTCAGGACTGGGAAACTCTATTAATGTGTTAGCATCACTTTACAAACTCTATAAATTCCCCATACTTATGATTATTAGTCACAGGGGTACTGAAGGAGAGTTCATGAGTGCTCAAGTGCCTATGGGTGAAGCCACCCCTGGATTACTAGATGCCCTTGAAATTCCATACCTCAACCCCAAAACACCTGAAGATGCCCTTAAACTAATACCCGAATCATGGTTGTTGGCAGAAATGAGTGGATCACCACTGGGAATATTATTAGATATTGGTTTCTGGTAA
- the comE gene encoding sulfopyruvate decarboxylase subunit beta: protein MERIKALEQIAKQLKDELVICNIGFPSRELYHVKDSLRHFYMLGSMGMASSIGLGLAIAQEQKVIVFDGDGSLMMNLGSLITICNQNPNNLVLVVLDNECYGSTGNQCTYASATDLKKVAEGIGFQNTFLYTEFVDKIDFTPVLESQGPVFVHVKVKPGNANVPVIPMDPEEIKERFMNELQEKKINNK from the coding sequence ATGGAAAGAATAAAAGCCCTTGAACAGATTGCAAAACAGTTGAAGGATGAACTGGTAATATGTAACATTGGATTCCCCTCCCGCGAGTTGTACCATGTTAAAGATTCTTTAAGGCATTTTTACATGTTAGGGTCAATGGGAATGGCATCATCCATCGGCCTGGGGCTGGCCATAGCTCAGGAACAGAAAGTGATTGTTTTTGATGGTGATGGGAGCCTTATGATGAATTTAGGCAGTTTGATCACCATATGCAACCAAAATCCAAATAATTTAGTACTGGTGGTTTTGGATAATGAGTGTTATGGTAGTACTGGGAATCAATGCACATACGCATCTGCCACTGACCTTAAAAAGGTTGCAGAGGGTATTGGATTCCAAAATACATTTCTTTATACAGAATTCGTGGATAAAATTGATTTTACACCTGTTCTAGAAAGTCAAGGACCGGTTTTTGTCCATGTGAAGGTTAAACCGGGCAATGCAAATGTTCCCGTAATTCCCATGGATCCTGAGGAGATTAAAGAACGGTTTATGAATGAATTACAAGAGAAAAAAATAAACAATAAATAA
- a CDS encoding flavin reductase family protein — MKKSIGAKTIVHPTPVFVVGTYDKDRKPNVMTAAWGGICCSVPPCVAVSLREATYSYQNILDNNAFTISIPSEEYVKEADYFGIASGSDVDKFQATGLTPIKSETVDAPYIDEFPFVLECKLIDTVKIGLHTQFIGEIKDIKVDESLLDDEPLIEKINPIIYSTDNLSYYGVGKFLGKAFSIGKKF, encoded by the coding sequence ATGAAAAAATCCATTGGAGCAAAAACTATAGTACATCCCACACCAGTTTTTGTGGTGGGCACTTATGATAAAGATAGAAAACCTAATGTTATGACTGCAGCATGGGGAGGAATATGTTGTTCTGTTCCACCATGTGTTGCTGTTTCTTTAAGAGAGGCAACTTATAGTTATCAGAATATATTGGATAATAATGCATTTACAATCAGTATTCCATCTGAAGAATATGTAAAGGAAGCTGATTATTTTGGAATAGCATCTGGAAGTGATGTAGATAAGTTCCAAGCCACTGGACTGACTCCAATTAAAAGTGAAACAGTGGATGCACCATACATAGATGAGTTTCCATTTGTCTTGGAGTGTAAATTAATCGATACTGTTAAGATAGGATTACACACCCAATTCATCGGCGAAATAAAGGATATCAAAGTTGATGAATCCCTACTTGATGACGAGCCCCTTATAGAAAAAATTAATCCAATAATTTATAGTACAGATAATTTATCATATTATGGTGTTGGAAAATTTTTAGGTAAAGCCTTTTCCATTGGAAAGAAGTTTTAG
- a CDS encoding nitroreductase: MEFQDLIEKRYSVRSYKSKAVEDEKLEKVLNAARLAPTAVNKQPFRLIVIKTEGKTEELKRIYHADWFSQAPLVICACTVRSESWTRSDGRNYVDVDTAIAMDHLILAATDLGLGTCWIAAFDAVAAKKILKIPENVEPLLFTPLGYPADEPGTKSREELDVLVHYEHW, translated from the coding sequence ATGGAATTTCAGGACTTGATTGAAAAAAGATACAGTGTCCGTAGCTACAAGTCAAAAGCTGTTGAAGACGAAAAATTGGAAAAAGTGTTAAATGCAGCACGTCTAGCACCAACTGCTGTTAATAAACAGCCATTTCGCTTGATTGTCATAAAAACTGAGGGGAAAACAGAAGAACTGAAGCGTATTTACCACGCAGACTGGTTTTCACAAGCACCCCTAGTTATATGTGCTTGTACGGTACGTTCTGAGTCCTGGACACGCAGTGATGGTAGGAATTATGTGGATGTGGATACTGCCATTGCAATGGACCATCTTATACTTGCCGCCACCGATTTAGGCCTAGGAACTTGTTGGATAGCTGCATTCGATGCTGTAGCTGCTAAAAAAATTCTTAAAATACCTGAAAATGTGGAACCACTGCTTTTCACTCCTTTAGGCTATCCTGCCGACGAACCTGGGACAAAAAGTCGTGAAGAATTAGATGTACTGGTGCATTATGAGCACTGGTGA
- a CDS encoding aldo/keto reductase, with product MLYREMGKTKEKVSILGFGCMRLPTKGNNIKIDVEKASNLLDHALDQGINYLDTAYPYHGISTSSGGNSEIFLGEYLSESSQREKIYLATKLPTWLLENEKDMDNYLTQQLKRLQTDYIDFYLLHSLKEKQWIHMEELGVLEFLDDAVADGKIKYTGFSSHDETEFIKEVVDSYKWDMCMIQYNYLDENIQAGKEGLQYAAEKNLGVAIMEPLKGGVLANNVPPAVQKIWDESPVQKKPAEWAFRYLWNIPQISVVLSGMNTMEQLQENLNTAKYAEPNSMTLEEVKIMEKVKNIFHAKIAVECSACGYCMPCISGINIPRCFSYLNQAEMLEDYSEVRNQYHFMLKETEMAGNCLECGLCEELCSQHIPIREKLKEVARKMGN from the coding sequence ATGTTGTACCGTGAAATGGGCAAAACTAAGGAAAAAGTTTCCATACTAGGTTTCGGATGCATGCGTCTACCAACAAAGGGTAACAATATTAAAATAGACGTTGAAAAAGCTTCCAATCTACTGGATCATGCCTTAGATCAGGGAATAAACTATCTGGATACTGCGTATCCTTACCATGGTATCAGCACATCCTCCGGAGGAAACAGTGAAATATTTCTTGGAGAGTACCTTTCTGAAAGCAGCCAGCGTGAAAAGATTTATCTAGCCACCAAACTGCCTACTTGGTTACTGGAAAATGAAAAAGATATGGACAATTACCTTACACAACAACTCAAACGTTTGCAAACGGATTATATAGATTTTTATCTTCTCCACTCTTTAAAAGAGAAACAATGGATCCACATGGAAGAACTAGGTGTTCTGGAATTCTTAGATGATGCAGTAGCTGATGGGAAAATTAAATATACCGGATTCTCATCTCACGATGAAACAGAGTTCATAAAAGAAGTGGTAGACTCCTATAAATGGGACATGTGCATGATACAATATAACTACCTCGATGAAAATATCCAAGCAGGTAAAGAAGGTTTACAATACGCAGCCGAGAAAAACCTAGGAGTAGCAATCATGGAACCATTAAAAGGTGGTGTTCTGGCAAATAATGTTCCCCCAGCTGTTCAGAAAATATGGGATGAATCTCCAGTCCAGAAAAAACCTGCAGAGTGGGCTTTCCGTTACCTTTGGAACATTCCCCAAATTAGCGTGGTTTTAAGTGGCATGAACACCATGGAACAGTTGCAAGAGAACTTAAACACAGCTAAATATGCTGAACCTAATTCAATGACCTTAGAAGAGGTTAAAATAATGGAAAAGGTTAAAAATATTTTCCATGCAAAAATTGCAGTAGAATGCAGTGCTTGTGGTTATTGTATGCCTTGTATTAGTGGGATAAATATCCCTCGATGTTTCAGTTATTTGAACCAAGCAGAAATGTTGGAAGATTATTCTGAAGTAAGAAATCAGTATCACTTCATGTTAAAAGAAACGGAAATGGCAGGAAATTGTTTGGAGTGCGGACTTTGCGAAGAACTATGTTCACAACATATACCCATCAGGGAAAAACTAAAGGAAGTTGCCCGTAAAATGGGGAATTAA
- a CDS encoding phosphoribosyl-ATP diphosphatase, producing the protein MMSDRIIRDVYQVLEKRRDDPIDSYTSNLMQDNEKNAEDKILEKIGEEAAEVIIASKNNENLVSESCDLIFHTLLLLVYKGIDLNDLYSEFEKRRG; encoded by the coding sequence ATGATGAGTGATAGGATTATCAGGGATGTTTATCAAGTTTTAGAGAAAAGGAGAGATGATCCTATTGATTCATACACCTCCAATTTAATGCAAGACAATGAAAAAAATGCAGAGGATAAGATCCTAGAAAAAATTGGCGAAGAAGCAGCAGAAGTCATAATTGCCTCTAAAAATAATGAAAACTTGGTTTCTGAGTCTTGTGATCTGATATTCCACACACTCCTTCTTTTAGTCTATAAAGGTATAGATCTCAATGATCTTTACAGTGAATTTGAAAAAAGAAGAGGATAA
- a CDS encoding CBS domain-containing protein — protein MSNSTLVKDYMTRDVITVTPETPNAEVIQLMKHTGHDGFPVKTDGEVIGMVTAFDLLLKPWVHLVKDIMSTDVVVAAHSMSLNDASRVMFRMGISRLPVIDEKGHLVGIITNTDIVRSHIERSTPMKVRYFKKTLEQLYDIKTKLVHEKVPIGQLRPTQNKVYADELQGRTYELERGLAEPTIVVKTGNRYILVDGHHRTVAARKLGYDQIDSYVITLNQDIKLGMEKTADKEGVFSFEDIEIIDDAQHPLIAITGPLRKDDHKEPK, from the coding sequence ATGTCTAATTCTACTTTAGTTAAAGATTACATGACCCGGGATGTTATAACTGTCACTCCTGAAACTCCCAATGCAGAAGTTATTCAGCTCATGAAACATACTGGCCACGATGGCTTCCCAGTGAAAACAGATGGTGAAGTTATTGGTATGGTCACTGCATTTGACCTTTTACTCAAACCATGGGTGCATCTGGTTAAAGATATCATGTCCACTGATGTGGTGGTGGCAGCCCATTCCATGTCTCTCAATGATGCTTCCCGGGTAATGTTTCGTATGGGTATTTCTCGTTTACCAGTGATAGATGAAAAAGGACATCTTGTGGGAATAATAACAAATACAGACATCGTACGCTCACACATAGAAAGATCCACTCCTATGAAGGTTCGTTATTTTAAAAAAACATTGGAACAGCTTTATGATATTAAAACCAAGCTGGTTCATGAAAAAGTTCCTATTGGTCAACTCAGGCCCACCCAGAACAAAGTCTATGCTGATGAACTCCAGGGACGCACATACGAACTTGAAAGGGGACTAGCAGAGCCAACTATAGTGGTGAAAACAGGAAATCGTTATATACTGGTTGATGGCCATCACCGAACAGTTGCTGCCCGTAAATTAGGCTATGATCAAATTGATTCCTATGTGATAACTTTAAACCAGGATATTAAGCTAGGAATGGAGAAAACTGCTGACAAAGAAGGTGTTTTTTCATTTGAAGACATTGAGATCATTGATGATGCACAACACCCTCTTATAGCCATAACCGGCCCACTAAGGAAAGACGACCATAAGGAGCCAAAATGA
- a CDS encoding DUF504 domain-containing protein, which translates to MAKRVLDMLIWHPKKDISGCKITYSHRGIRGNLKTIPAVDIQCLKGGFMIMIDGSMIPYHRIIKIECENKLVWEKNIKKGDSDV; encoded by the coding sequence ATGGCTAAAAGAGTTCTGGACATGTTGATATGGCATCCTAAGAAGGATATTAGTGGTTGTAAAATTACATACTCTCACCGTGGTATTAGGGGAAACCTCAAAACCATCCCCGCTGTTGATATTCAATGTCTAAAAGGAGGATTCATGATAATGATCGACGGATCAATGATCCCTTACCACCGTATTATTAAAATAGAATGTGAAAACAAGTTAGTATGGGAAAAAAACATAAAAAAAGGAGATTCGGATGTCTAA
- the gatB gene encoding Asp-tRNA(Asn)/Glu-tRNA(Gln) amidotransferase subunit GatB, producing the protein MKCGLEIHVQLETESKLFCTCHTNYQEADPNTNICYVCLNQPGAKPYPPNQKALDGALMIALMLGCKINPEVTYFMRKHYDYPDLPSGFQRTSIPIGFEGDLNGVRIREVHIEEDPGQYKPDMGIVDYNRSGIPLIEIVTEPDMKSPEEARKFLRELIRVLEYSGSARGEGTMRADVNISLEGGKRAEIKNVNSIKGAYKALQFEMVRQKNLIKRGIEIKQETRAFLESQMITVPMRLKEDTDDYRHIPDPDLPPMIIGADKVETFLEQMPEPAHIKTERFVKEYGIKKEHAQVLTSELELADAFEEVAHQLDPEFAALWMRDELKRVLYYNKLTFKESTISTDQLVNLLTMLQDKKITTKAGQRIIEQLPHNSKMPSEIAAEMGLVGVVEDDTVLSAVKQAIEENPSAVSDYFEGKSKALNFLVGQVMRITRGKADPALTNQMVVEELKNQKI; encoded by the coding sequence ATGAAGTGCGGATTGGAAATCCACGTTCAACTCGAAACAGAATCAAAATTGTTTTGCACATGTCACACTAACTACCAGGAGGCAGATCCCAACACTAACATATGTTATGTATGCTTGAATCAGCCTGGAGCCAAACCATACCCCCCCAACCAGAAAGCTCTGGATGGTGCGTTGATGATTGCTCTAATGTTAGGTTGCAAGATAAATCCAGAAGTAACCTACTTCATGCGCAAACATTATGATTATCCTGATCTTCCCTCAGGATTCCAGAGGACATCAATTCCCATAGGATTCGAAGGAGATCTAAATGGAGTTCGCATCAGAGAAGTTCACATAGAAGAAGATCCTGGTCAATACAAACCAGATATGGGAATTGTTGATTACAACCGATCAGGGATACCATTAATCGAGATTGTAACTGAACCAGACATGAAATCTCCTGAAGAAGCTCGAAAATTCTTAAGAGAACTTATAAGGGTTTTAGAATATAGTGGAAGTGCCCGGGGGGAAGGTACTATGCGTGCTGATGTAAACATCTCTCTGGAAGGGGGTAAAAGGGCTGAAATTAAGAATGTAAACTCTATTAAAGGAGCATACAAGGCTTTACAGTTCGAAATGGTGCGCCAAAAAAATCTAATCAAAAGAGGTATTGAAATCAAACAGGAAACACGTGCTTTCCTTGAATCTCAGATGATAACAGTCCCTATGCGGCTTAAAGAGGATACAGATGATTACCGTCATATACCTGATCCTGATCTGCCACCAATGATTATTGGAGCAGATAAAGTTGAAACTTTCCTAGAACAAATGCCAGAACCAGCTCATATCAAAACAGAACGTTTTGTGAAAGAATATGGTATTAAAAAAGAGCATGCTCAAGTTCTAACTTCTGAACTTGAACTGGCTGATGCATTTGAAGAAGTTGCCCACCAATTGGATCCGGAATTCGCAGCACTATGGATGAGAGACGAGTTGAAACGAGTCTTATATTACAACAAACTAACATTTAAGGAAAGTACCATAAGCACAGACCAACTGGTGAATTTACTCACGATGTTGCAAGATAAGAAAATCACCACCAAGGCTGGGCAGAGGATCATTGAGCAACTCCCCCATAATTCCAAGATGCCCAGTGAAATTGCAGCGGAGATGGGATTAGTTGGAGTGGTTGAAGATGACACTGTACTGTCTGCAGTGAAACAAGCAATAGAAGAGAATCCCAGCGCGGTTTCTGACTATTTTGAGGGAAAATCCAAAGCTTTAAATTTCTTAGTTGGGCAAGTGATGCGCATAACGAGAGGGAAGGCTGATCCTGCTTTGACCAATCAAATGGTAGTGGAAGAACTAAAAAACCAAAAAATTTGA